The nucleotide window GACGAATGGTTCGAGTTCATCCGCGTCCAGGAAGACCTCGGCGTCGAACACCGCGTCATCATCAGTGCGCAGCGTGCGCCAGTTCTCGACGGCGGCGTCCCAGTCATCGCCCTGCGGCGCGTGGGGACGACCCGAGAGGTACTCGAAGGTAGTTTCATCCGGTGCAACCATCCCGGCGCGGGCACCGGCCTCGATCGACATGTTGCAGATGGTCATGCGTGCGTCCATGGACAGCGCACGGATGGCCGAGCCGCGGTACTCCAGCACATAGCCCTGACCGCCGCCGGTCCCGATCTTGGCGATGACAGCCAGGATGATGTCCTTCGACGTGACGCCCGGCTTGAGCGTTCCCTCAACGTTGATCGCCATGGTCTTGAACGGGTTCAGCGACAGGGATTGGGTGGCCATGACGTGCTCCACCTCGGACGTGCCGATGCCCATGGCCAGTGCTCCAAAGGCTCCGTGCGTGGAGGTATGGGAGTCTCCGCACACCACGGTGAGCCCGGGCTGGGTGAGGCCGAGCTGCGGGCCGATAATGTGAACGATGCCCTGCTGCGCGTCACCCAGCGAGTGCAGCCGGACACCGAACTCCTTGCAGTTGGCGCGCAGCGTCTCGATCTGCGTGCGGCTCGTCAGGTCCGCGATGGGCTTGTCAATATCGATCGTGGGAGTGTTGTGGTCCTCGGTGGCGATCGTCAGATCCGGCCGGCGCAGCTTCCTACCGGCCAAACGGAGGCCTTCGAAGGCCTGCGGTGAGGTGACCTCGTGGACGAGGTGCAGGTCGATGTACAGCAGGTCCGGCTCGGCCTGGCCGTTGACGACCTCACCCTTGCGCACGATATGCGATTCCCAGACTTTTTCTGCGAGCGTCTTGCCCATGGCCGGTTCCTCCGCGTGCCTTCGATCAGATCTTCCAATTAACTGAAGCAGGCGCGCATCCATACGCGCCACCCCGGACACTTGCGTCTCAGATAATGAGACGGCAATATCAGGTTATGGACAATTCTAGTGGTGTCGGCGTGATTGATAAAGCGGCTCTCGTGCTGGACGCGTTGGAGGCCGGCCCAACCACGCTGGCCCAACTGGTCACATCCACCGGCCTGGCACGTCCCACAGTCCACCGGCTCGCCCTTGCGCTGGTCCACCACCGCCTGGTCAGCAGGGACATCCAGGGCAGGTTCGTGCTGGGCAGTCGCCTTGTGGAGCTCGCCTCCGCCGCGGGCGAGGATCGACTGATTGCTTCTGCCGGCCCCGTCCTTCTCCAATTGCGCGATGCGACCGGCGAGAGCGCGCAGCTCTTCCGCCGCCAGGGCGACGCACGGGTCTGCGTCGCCTCCGCCGAACGACCGATCGGTCTGCGCGACACCATCCCCGTGGGCACCCAGCTGTCGATGAAAGCCGGATCCGCCGCGCAGTGCCTGCTGGCCTGGGAGGACCACGACCGACTGCTTCAGGGCCTCCAGAACGCACGGTTCACACCCACTGTGCTTGCCGGAGTACGACGGCGGGGCTGGGGTCAGAGCCTCGGTGAGCGGGAGGCTGGAGTCGCGTCAGTGTCGGCCCCGGTGCGCGGTCCTTCCGGTCGCGTCATCGCCGCCGTATCAATCTCGGGCCCCATCGAACGACTCACCCGCCAGCCAGGCCGGATCCATGCCGAGGTTGTCGTGAACGCCGCACTTCAGCTGACCAACGCGATCGGCAAGTCTGCGGATTAACGGAGCTTTTGCGCAGCTATGGCGACTTCAGGTGCCGGTCACGTCGCAGCAGCTGCCCGAAACTTTCCGGAACCTGGAGCGTTAGGC belongs to Arthrobacter tumbae and includes:
- the leuC gene encoding 3-isopropylmalate dehydratase large subunit — encoded protein: MGKTLAEKVWESHIVRKGEVVNGQAEPDLLYIDLHLVHEVTSPQAFEGLRLAGRKLRRPDLTIATEDHNTPTIDIDKPIADLTSRTQIETLRANCKEFGVRLHSLGDAQQGIVHIIGPQLGLTQPGLTVVCGDSHTSTHGAFGALAMGIGTSEVEHVMATQSLSLNPFKTMAINVEGTLKPGVTSKDIILAVIAKIGTGGGQGYVLEYRGSAIRALSMDARMTICNMSIEAGARAGMVAPDETTFEYLSGRPHAPQGDDWDAAVENWRTLRTDDDAVFDAEVFLDADELEPFVTWGTNPGQGVSLSQAVPSPDDFADENEKAACNRALEYMALEAGTPMKDIRVDTVFLGSCTNSRVEDLRLAADIIRGRQKDPNIRMMVVPGSARVRLEAEAEGLDKVFKEFGAEWRFAGCSMCLGMNPDQLAPGERCASTSNRNFEGRQGKGGRTHLVSPVVAAATAVRGTLSSPSDLDPVPPAAAVQAGNSSTIHAA
- a CDS encoding IclR family transcriptional regulator → MDNSSGVGVIDKAALVLDALEAGPTTLAQLVTSTGLARPTVHRLALALVHHRLVSRDIQGRFVLGSRLVELASAAGEDRLIASAGPVLLQLRDATGESAQLFRRQGDARVCVASAERPIGLRDTIPVGTQLSMKAGSAAQCLLAWEDHDRLLQGLQNARFTPTVLAGVRRRGWGQSLGEREAGVASVSAPVRGPSGRVIAAVSISGPIERLTRQPGRIHAEVVVNAALQLTNAIGKSAD